The following are encoded together in the Pungitius pungitius chromosome 7, fPunPun2.1, whole genome shotgun sequence genome:
- the LOC119216822 gene encoding placenta-specific gene 8 protein-like, translating to MSTQPLVDWDSGFCDCFEDASTCCYGFWCCPCLAGTVSGQFGENRCLPLCDVCSPAVLAACGIPLFVPPAVLTMRVAMRNRYGIKGSICKDIAISCCCGWCSWCQMHREIKHRKKAPVVVTVQQPTVFQMQPAPVMMAAYPPQAGFVNYPGTVTISN from the exons ATGTCGACACAACCCTTGGTAGACTGGGACAGTGGATTCTGTGACTGCTTTGAGGACGCAAGTACCT GTTGCTATGGCTTCTGGTGCTGCCCATGCCTTGCTGGCACGGTTTCGGGACAATTTGGAGAGAATCGTTGTCTCCCACTATGTGACGTGTGCAGCCCGGCCGTGTTGGCAGCCTGTGGGATACCTCTGTTTGTGCCTCCTGCCGTCCTGACTATGAGGGTTGCCATGCGAAACAGATATGGGATCAAG GGATCTATCTGTAAGGACATTGCCATTTCCTGTTGCTGCGGATGGTGCTCCTGGTGTCAGATGCATCGGGAGATAAAGCATCGCAAAAAGGCTCCTGTTGTTGTCACTGTGCAGCAACCAACTGTTTTCCAAATGCAGCCCGCTCCAGTAATGATGGCTGCTTACCCTCCCCAAGCCGGATTTGTGAACTATCCAGGTACAGTTACTATCTCAAACTGA
- the LOC119216823 gene encoding placenta-specific gene 8 protein-like, protein MSTQPLVDWDSGFCDCFEDASTCCYGFWCCPFLASTVSGQFGENRCLPLCDVCSPVVLAACGIPLFVPPAVLTMRVAMRNKYGIKGSICKDFAISCCCAWCSWCQMHREIKHRKKAPVVVTVQQPTVLQMQPAPVMMAAYPPQAGFVNYPGTVTISN, encoded by the exons ATGTCGACACAACCCTTGGTAGACTGGGACAGTGGATTCTGTGATTGCTTTGAGGACGCAAGTACCT GTTGCTATGGCTTCTGGTGCTGCCCATTTCTTGCCAGCACGGTTTCGGGACAATTTGGAGAGAATCGTTGTCTCCCACTATGTGACGTGTGCAGCCCGGTCGTGTTAGCAGCCTGTGGGATACCTCTGTTTGTGCCTCCTGCCGTCCTGACTATGAGGGTTGCCATGCGAAACAAATATGGGATCAAG GGATCTATCTGTAAGGACTTTGCCATTTCCTGTTGCTGCGCATGGTGCTCCTGGTGTCAGATGCATCGTGAGATAAAGCATCGCAAAAAGGCTCCTGTTGTTGTCACTGTGCAGCAACCAACTGTTTTGCAAATGCAGCCCGCTCCAGTAATGATGGCTGCTTACCCTCCCCAAGCCGGCTTCGTGAACTATCCAGGGACAGTTACTATCTCAAACTGA
- the LOC119216821 gene encoding placenta-specific gene 8 protein-like, whose protein sequence is MSTQPLVDWDSGFCDCFESASTCCYGFWCCPCLAGTVSGQFGENRCLPLCDVCSPAVLAACGIPLFVPPAVLTMRVAMRNRYGIKGSICKDIAISCFCGWCSWCQMHREIKHRKKAPVVVTVQQPTVLQMQPAPVMMAAYPPQAGFVNYPGTVTLSN, encoded by the exons ATGTCGACACAACCCTTGGTAGACTGGGACAGTGGATTCTGTGATTGCTTTGAGAGCGCAAGTACCT GTTGCTATGGCTTCTGGTGCTGCCCATGCCTTGCTGGCACGGTTTCGGGACAATTTGGAGAGAATCGTTGTCTCCCACTATGTGACGTGTGCAGCCCGGCCGTGTTGGCAGCCTGTGGGATACCTCTGTTTGTGCCTCCTGCCGTCCTGACTATGAGGGTTGCCATGCGAAACAGATATGGGATCAAG GGATCTATCTGTAAGGACATTGCCATTTCCTGTTTCTGCGGATGGTGCTCCTGGTGTCAGATGCATCGTGAGATAAAGCATCGCAAAAAGGCTCCTGTTGTTGTCACTGTGCAGCAACCAACTGTTTTGCAAATGCAGCCCGCTCCAGTAATGATGGCTGCTTACCCTCCCCAAGCCGGATTTGTGAACTATCCAGGGACAGTTACTCTCTCAAACTGA